A single Stutzerimonas stutzeri DNA region contains:
- a CDS encoding PhzF family phenazine biosynthesis protein has translation MYQVDAFTDELFKGNSAAVVPLEQWLGDAQMQSIAMENNLSETAFLVREPDGAYHIRWFSPLTEIDFCGHATLASAFVLIEQGLATSPLVFRAAAAVGEVSVVQLDDGRLEMNFPNREPERVDAPPAALLDGLGVAPQAVLKNGQAWFAVYEDEDRVRQLVPDLASLKTLAPLDVVITAPGREQDFVSRYFWPANGGDEDPVTGSIHAGLAPYWAGRLGKSSLVALQASRRSGLLYCRVEGDRVFVAGRAVRYLQGTLEL, from the coding sequence ATCTACCAGGTCGATGCGTTCACCGATGAGCTGTTCAAGGGCAATTCGGCCGCGGTGGTGCCGCTGGAACAATGGTTGGGCGATGCCCAGATGCAGTCGATCGCGATGGAAAACAACCTGTCGGAAACGGCTTTCCTGGTTCGTGAGCCGGACGGTGCCTATCATATCCGCTGGTTCTCGCCGCTCACCGAGATCGATTTCTGTGGCCACGCCACCCTGGCCAGTGCCTTCGTCCTGATCGAGCAGGGACTGGCCACATCGCCGCTCGTTTTCCGGGCGGCGGCGGCGGTGGGTGAGGTGAGTGTCGTGCAACTGGACGACGGTCGGCTGGAAATGAATTTTCCCAATCGTGAACCCGAGCGCGTCGACGCTCCGCCAGCAGCGTTGCTCGACGGCCTGGGCGTCGCCCCGCAGGCCGTTCTGAAGAACGGTCAGGCCTGGTTTGCCGTGTATGAGGACGAGGATCGGGTGCGTCAGTTGGTCCCCGACCTCGCTTCGCTCAAGACGCTGGCGCCGCTGGACGTGGTGATCACCGCACCGGGGCGTGAGCAGGATTTCGTCTCCCGCTACTTCTGGCCGGCCAATGGCGGCGATGAAGACCCGGTCACCGGATCGATCCACGCTGGCCTCGCCCCTTATTGGGCCGGGCGCCTGGGCAAGTCGTCGCTGGTCGCGCTGCAAGCCTCGCGTCGCAGCGGGCTGCTGTACTGCCGCGTGGAAGGGGATCGGGTGTTCGTCGCCGGGCGAGCGGTGCGGTACCTGCAAGGCACCCTTGAACTCTAG
- a CDS encoding TetR/AcrR family transcriptional regulator has protein sequence MATNKRDLLLSTAERLFYTEGYHATGIDRILSESGVAKMTLYKHFKSKEELILAVLDARQQPMLERLREARDRLPPRKALLGVFEGLNTMIQSPSAFCGCLFINAAAEYHDRDHPIHQRSAAYKAQFQAHLRELLEALDAPEPARLARQLQFLIEGALSMAHIEGPADQALLAKAAADKLLQAAGI, from the coding sequence ATGGCAACGAACAAGCGCGACCTGTTGCTCAGCACGGCTGAGCGGCTGTTCTACACAGAGGGCTATCACGCCACGGGCATCGACCGGATTCTCAGCGAGTCCGGCGTCGCCAAGATGACGTTGTACAAACACTTCAAGTCCAAGGAAGAGCTGATCCTGGCCGTGCTCGACGCACGCCAGCAGCCGATGCTCGAGCGCCTGCGCGAGGCACGCGACAGGCTGCCGCCGCGCAAGGCGCTGCTCGGCGTTTTCGAAGGGCTGAACACCATGATTCAAAGCCCGAGCGCGTTCTGTGGCTGTCTGTTCATCAACGCCGCGGCCGAATATCACGACCGCGACCATCCGATTCACCAGCGGTCGGCGGCTTACAAGGCGCAATTCCAGGCGCACCTGCGCGAACTGCTGGAAGCACTCGACGCACCCGAGCCGGCACGCCTGGCACGGCAACTGCAATTTCTGATCGAAGGCGCGCTGAGCATGGCGCACATTGAGGGCCCGGCAGACCAGGCGCTGCTGGCCAAGGCGGCGGCCGACAAACTGCTTCAGGCCGCCGGTATCTGA
- a CDS encoding Zn-dependent hydrolase, producing the protein MCSLKIIALSLSLLLLTGTASATDVRFSLVRTGQTTSSSEYAWRDGGWVPPAPVNHIAVLIEHGTDRLLFGTGLGRHIDHQLDSEIPWRDKRYGDLQPARDQLERDDLRIDRVVLGCARWEYASGLADFAELPVLASPESIHYARTATPPAVLASQFAHGVRWQPLRFEQRPFHGYEHSLDLFGDERLVLVKLPGHGALGLFLTLDDGRRFFFQGDAAGAPSNARPLPAGVIRIEDARSQARLGFYPRWIE; encoded by the coding sequence ATGTGCAGCCTGAAAATCATCGCGTTGTCGTTGTCGTTGTTGTTGCTAACCGGAACCGCGAGCGCCACGGATGTACGCTTCAGTCTGGTGCGTACCGGACAGACGACGTCCAGCAGCGAATATGCCTGGCGCGACGGTGGCTGGGTCCCGCCAGCACCGGTCAATCACATTGCCGTACTGATCGAGCATGGCACGGACCGGCTGCTGTTCGGCACGGGGCTGGGGCGGCACATCGATCACCAGTTGGACAGCGAAATTCCGTGGCGGGACAAGCGTTACGGTGACCTCCAACCTGCCCGCGATCAGCTCGAACGCGACGACCTCCGCATCGACCGGGTGGTGCTGGGCTGCGCCCGCTGGGAATACGCCTCGGGGCTCGCCGATTTTGCCGAGCTGCCGGTTCTGGCCAGTCCGGAAAGCATTCACTACGCACGCACTGCGACGCCACCGGCCGTCCTTGCGTCGCAATTCGCGCATGGCGTCAGATGGCAGCCGCTGCGCTTCGAGCAGCGCCCGTTTCATGGCTACGAACACAGCCTCGATCTGTTTGGCGACGAACGGTTGGTGCTGGTGAAGCTGCCTGGCCATGGGGCTTTGGGGCTGTTTCTGACCCTGGATGACGGCCGCCGTTTTTTCTTCCAGGGCGACGCGGCAGGCGCGCCATCCAACGCCAGACCGCTGCCCGCCGGGGTTATTCGGATAGAGGATGCCCGTTCGCAGGCGAGGCTTGGTTTCTATCCTCGCTGGATCGAGTGA
- the mapR gene encoding GntR family transcriptional regulator MpaR (MapR regulates genes involved in Pseudomonas quinolone signal (PQS) production and anthranilate metabolism) codes for MKRYEKFADEIAELIRTGVLTPGQKVPSVRHASRTYGVSPSTVFQAYYLLEDRGLIQARARSGYFVRTHAQRPLHEPDISPRLTETTDVSVSELVFSVLASLRDPDTVPFGSAFPGPELFPLQRLARSMAQSVRQMPAREVIAEMTAGNPDLRRQIALRYMVSGVMLPMEELVITSGAMEALNLCLQVVTEPGDLVAIEAPAFYATLQVLERLKLKAVEIPVHPRDGIDLQTLADSLANLPIKACWFMSSLQNPLGASMGEAKKLHLYELLRSHQVPLIEDDVYAELYFTREPPKPVKSHDREGLVMHCGSFSKSLAPGYRVGWVAGGRYAERISRLKLMTTISPSVPAQAAIADYLQHGGYDRHLRKLRHALEAQQGSMLASAARHFPTSTRVTRPSGGYFLWFEFPERVDALQLLQLALAQGISLAPGPIFSATRRFGNCARLNHGHPWDARSEKAMELLGRMIRSF; via the coding sequence ATGAAGCGCTACGAGAAATTCGCTGACGAGATTGCCGAACTGATCCGCACCGGGGTGCTGACGCCGGGTCAGAAAGTTCCCTCGGTGCGGCATGCCAGCCGCACGTACGGCGTCAGCCCTTCCACGGTCTTCCAGGCCTATTACCTGCTCGAGGATCGCGGTCTGATCCAGGCACGGGCGCGCTCGGGCTATTTCGTTCGAACGCACGCGCAACGCCCGCTGCACGAGCCCGACATCAGCCCGCGCCTGACCGAAACCACAGACGTCAGCGTCAGCGAGCTGGTGTTCTCGGTGCTCGCCTCGCTACGCGATCCCGATACCGTACCGTTCGGCTCCGCTTTCCCCGGTCCGGAGCTGTTTCCGCTGCAACGGCTGGCGCGCTCGATGGCCCAGAGCGTGCGTCAGATGCCAGCACGCGAAGTGATTGCCGAGATGACCGCTGGCAACCCGGACCTGCGCAGGCAGATCGCCCTCCGCTACATGGTCAGCGGCGTCATGCTGCCGATGGAGGAACTGGTGATTACCAGCGGGGCGATGGAGGCCTTGAATCTCTGCCTGCAGGTCGTGACCGAACCGGGCGATCTGGTCGCCATCGAGGCGCCGGCGTTCTATGCCACGCTACAGGTCCTGGAACGCCTCAAGCTCAAGGCGGTGGAGATCCCGGTACACCCGCGCGACGGCATCGATCTGCAAACCCTCGCCGACAGCCTCGCCAATCTGCCGATCAAGGCGTGCTGGTTCATGAGCAGCCTGCAGAATCCGCTTGGCGCAAGCATGGGCGAGGCGAAAAAACTGCACCTCTACGAGCTGCTGCGCTCGCATCAGGTGCCATTGATCGAAGACGACGTCTACGCCGAACTCTATTTCACGCGGGAACCGCCCAAGCCGGTTAAAAGCCATGATCGCGAGGGGCTGGTGATGCACTGCGGCTCGTTCTCGAAAAGCCTCGCGCCCGGCTACCGGGTTGGCTGGGTCGCCGGAGGGCGTTACGCCGAACGCATCAGCCGTCTCAAGCTGATGACCACCATTTCGCCCTCGGTACCCGCGCAGGCGGCCATCGCCGACTACCTGCAGCACGGCGGCTACGACCGCCATCTACGCAAGCTGCGCCACGCCCTGGAAGCGCAGCAAGGCTCGATGCTCGCCTCGGCCGCTCGGCATTTCCCGACCAGCACCCGCGTGACCCGGCCCAGCGGTGGTTACTTCCTCTGGTTCGAGTTCCCCGAACGGGTCGACGCGCTGCAGCTGCTGCAACTGGCGCTGGCGCAGGGCATCAGCCTGGCGCCCGGCCCGATCTTTTCAGCCACCCGCCGCTTCGGAAATTGTGCACGGTTGAACCACGGCCATCCCTGGGACGCACGCAGCGAGAAGGCCATGGAATTGCTTGGGCGGATGATCAGGTCCTTCTGA
- a CDS encoding transglycosylase domain-containing protein, with the protein MGAVWQTDTSRAGGSKRVPSNSKPGRNPSHGRRMARRMSLLLGVSLLAGGGYAVWHEMETSKLQALWLSRYAENLDYQLEPGASTAIRFPEAGPFDRRLGYAALPTFLDRLTERGFDIEQQVRFSPALQRYASHGFFVPYPEKSQAGLTIDDCRGEPLYANSYPHQYYESFDDVPPLIAMSLLFIEDRGLLNAQRPRANPAVDWPRFTMAALSQVEKKLGLPVQAAGGSTLATQVEKYRHSPEGRTASAEEKIRQMISASVRTYREGQQTLATRKRIVRDYLNSVPLSAAYGHGEVHGIADGLRLWFGADFAEVNRLLDSRRNAGTHLEAQGLALRQVLSLLIAQRRPSYYLGAGRDDMAELTDSHIRLLANGGVIGTRLRNAALQQTVVFRDLRVEPGIREVPSSKGITAARMRLSSLLGVSLYQLDRLDLAATTPLHAQLQTQVSEYLHRLADPQFAGEVGLFGERMLSPERTADVRYSFTLFERGDQGFRVRVQTDNTNQPFDINEGSKLELGSTAKLRVLTSYLEVVAELHDRYAQRPVSELRKAEAVDPLTRWALGYLIQHEDRNLPAMLDAALERRYSASPNERFFTGAGMHRFGNFRREDDGRLPTMREALQESINLPFVRLMRDLVSYSTYQTSNGAELLKSDDNPERREYLRRFADREGSVFIQRFWKKYRGKSDTQRIEALLDGMRPTPPRLAAVHRYLMPDAGPAAFERFLKDNLPDAELSDKTLDSLYTRYGPGAYSLPDQGYIARVHPLDLWLLGYLTRHPDAGISEVIEASAAERQQGIYGWLFRSRHKSARDSRIRIMLEVEAFTDIHRRWQRLGYPFDHLVPSLATALGSSGDRPAALAELMGIIVNDGVRLPSVRIDSLHFASDTPYETRLGIKPDAGVRVLHSEVAAALREALASVVDGGTARRLRGSFQQTDGEPLKVGGKTGTGDNRIQTVGAGGRLISSLALNRTATFVFYLGPNHFGTLTAYVPGRGADSFRFTSALPVQVLKGMAPILQPYLQVGAQTQCQPPAEPIQPTLTAGMASRR; encoded by the coding sequence ATGGGCGCAGTATGGCAGACCGATACCTCCCGGGCGGGTGGCAGCAAACGCGTGCCATCCAACAGCAAGCCCGGTCGAAACCCCTCGCACGGTCGCCGTATGGCGCGCCGCATGAGCCTGTTGCTGGGCGTTTCATTACTTGCAGGCGGTGGCTATGCCGTCTGGCATGAAATGGAAACCTCGAAGCTACAGGCGCTCTGGCTCAGTCGTTACGCCGAGAACCTCGACTACCAGCTCGAACCCGGCGCAAGCACCGCTATCCGGTTCCCGGAGGCTGGGCCGTTCGACCGGCGCCTGGGCTACGCGGCCCTGCCGACCTTCCTCGACCGGCTGACCGAACGTGGCTTCGACATCGAGCAGCAGGTGCGTTTTTCGCCCGCCCTGCAGCGTTACGCCAGCCACGGCTTTTTCGTGCCCTATCCGGAGAAGTCTCAGGCGGGACTGACGATCGACGATTGCCGTGGAGAGCCGCTGTACGCCAACAGTTATCCGCACCAATACTACGAAAGCTTCGACGACGTGCCGCCGCTCATCGCGATGAGCCTGCTGTTCATCGAGGATCGGGGCTTGCTCAATGCGCAGCGCCCGCGGGCCAACCCGGCGGTGGATTGGCCTCGCTTCACCATGGCGGCCCTGAGCCAGGTCGAGAAGAAGCTCGGCCTGCCCGTCCAGGCGGCCGGTGGCAGCACCCTGGCGACGCAGGTGGAGAAGTACCGTCATTCTCCCGAAGGCCGAACCGCCAGCGCCGAAGAAAAGATCCGCCAGATGATCTCGGCGAGCGTTCGCACCTATCGGGAAGGCCAGCAGACCCTGGCTACGCGCAAACGCATCGTGCGCGACTACCTCAACAGCGTCCCGCTTTCTGCCGCCTACGGGCATGGCGAGGTGCACGGCATCGCCGATGGGTTGCGCCTCTGGTTCGGCGCGGACTTCGCAGAGGTCAATAGACTGCTCGATTCTCGCCGCAACGCCGGCACTCATCTTGAAGCCCAGGGGTTGGCGCTGCGTCAGGTGTTGTCGCTGCTGATCGCCCAGCGCCGACCGTCCTACTACCTGGGGGCGGGGCGCGACGACATGGCTGAACTCACCGACAGCCACATCCGTCTTCTGGCCAACGGCGGCGTGATCGGCACGCGGTTGCGCAATGCCGCATTGCAGCAGACGGTGGTGTTCCGCGATCTGCGGGTCGAACCGGGGATTCGCGAGGTGCCGTCGAGCAAGGGCATCACCGCCGCACGCATGCGCCTGAGCAGCCTGCTTGGGGTGTCGTTGTATCAGTTGGATCGCCTTGACCTGGCTGCGACCACGCCGTTGCATGCCCAGTTGCAGACACAGGTCAGCGAGTACCTGCATCGCCTGGCGGACCCGCAGTTCGCCGGTGAGGTGGGGCTGTTCGGCGAGCGCATGCTGTCGCCGGAGCGCACCGCCGACGTGCGTTACAGCTTCACGCTGTTCGAGCGCGGCGACCAGGGCTTCCGCGTGCGCGTGCAGACCGATAATACGAATCAGCCGTTCGACATCAACGAGGGCAGCAAGCTGGAACTGGGGTCTACGGCCAAGCTGCGCGTGCTGACGAGCTACCTGGAAGTCGTTGCCGAACTGCATGATCGCTACGCACAGCGTCCGGTCAGCGAGCTGCGCAAAGCCGAAGCGGTCGATCCGCTGACCCGCTGGGCGCTCGGCTACCTGATCCAGCACGAGGATCGCAACCTGCCAGCGATGCTCGATGCTGCGCTGGAACGACGCTATTCGGCGAGTCCGAACGAACGCTTCTTCACGGGTGCGGGGATGCACCGTTTCGGCAACTTCCGCCGTGAGGATGACGGGCGTCTGCCGACGATGCGCGAGGCGCTACAGGAATCGATCAACCTGCCTTTCGTACGGCTGATGCGCGACCTGGTCAGCTACAGCACCTACCAGACCTCCAACGGTGCCGAGTTGTTGAAGAGCGACGACAACCCGGAGCGGCGCGAATACCTCAGACGTTTCGCAGACCGCGAGGGCTCGGTGTTCATCCAGCGATTCTGGAAAAAATACCGGGGCAAGAGCGATACGCAACGCATCGAAGCGCTTCTGGATGGCATGCGGCCAACACCGCCCAGGCTTGCCGCCGTGCATCGCTACCTGATGCCGGACGCCGGCCCTGCCGCATTCGAGCGCTTCCTCAAGGACAACCTGCCGGATGCCGAACTCAGCGACAAGACGCTCGACTCGCTGTACACCCGTTATGGGCCGGGTGCCTATAGCCTGCCGGATCAGGGCTACATCGCCCGCGTGCACCCGCTGGACCTGTGGCTGCTGGGCTATCTGACCAGGCATCCCGACGCCGGCATCTCGGAGGTCATCGAAGCCAGCGCCGCCGAGCGCCAGCAGGGGATCTATGGATGGCTGTTCCGCAGCCGCCACAAGAGCGCCCGCGACAGCCGGATCCGGATCATGCTGGAGGTGGAAGCGTTCACCGATATCCACCGCCGCTGGCAGCGCCTGGGCTATCCGTTCGATCATCTGGTGCCGTCGCTGGCCACGGCACTGGGCAGCTCGGGCGATCGTCCGGCGGCGTTGGCGGAATTGATGGGCATCATCGTCAATGATGGCGTGCGGCTGCCGAGTGTGCGTATCGACAGTCTGCATTTCGCCAGTGACACGCCTTACGAGACCCGCCTGGGCATCAAGCCGGATGCAGGCGTTCGGGTATTGCACAGCGAAGTGGCCGCGGCCTTGCGCGAGGCGCTCGCCAGCGTAGTCGACGGCGGTACGGCGCGGCGTCTGCGCGGCAGCTTTCAGCAAACCGATGGGGAGCCGCTGAAGGTCGGTGGCAAGACCGGGACGGGGGATAACCGCATTCAGACCGTCGGCGCTGGCGGACGGCTGATCAGCTCATTGGCCCTCAATCGTACGGCTACCTTCGTCTTCTACCTGGGCCCCAATCACTTCGGCACCTTGACCGCCTATGTGCCCGGGCGCGGCGCGGACAGTTTTCGCTTCACCTCGGCGTTGCCCGTCCAGGTGCTCAAGGGCATGGCGCCGATCCTCCAGCCTTACCTGCAGGTCGGCGCGCAGACCCAGTGCCAGCCCCCGGCAGAGCCGATCCAGCCCACGCTGACTGCTGGCATGGCGTCGCGGCGCTGA
- a CDS encoding glutathione S-transferase family protein, with the protein MKLYDLTLSGNCYKARLFISLIGQTAERVPVNLLEGEHKRAAFLAINPRGQVPVLEDGDARIVDSQAILVYLARRYADQSWYPQDALVQARIVGWLSFAANEMHHGPATARVGRLFGRPIDEPLTASRALAALQLVEQQLTGHTWLAETATPTIADVAVYPYAALAGEGGIDLDAYPAIRAWCSRIRELPGYLGMPGLE; encoded by the coding sequence ATGAAACTTTACGATTTGACCCTGTCCGGTAACTGCTACAAGGCGCGTCTGTTTATCAGCCTGATCGGCCAGACGGCCGAGCGGGTGCCGGTGAATCTGCTGGAGGGCGAGCATAAGCGCGCTGCGTTTCTCGCGATCAATCCGCGCGGACAGGTGCCGGTCCTCGAAGACGGTGACGCTCGAATCGTCGACTCGCAGGCCATCCTCGTCTACCTGGCGCGTCGCTACGCCGATCAATCCTGGTATCCGCAGGACGCGCTGGTGCAGGCGCGCATCGTTGGCTGGCTGAGCTTCGCCGCCAACGAAATGCATCATGGTCCGGCGACGGCTCGGGTAGGGCGTCTATTCGGTCGTCCGATCGACGAGCCATTGACCGCCAGCCGTGCGCTCGCCGCCTTGCAACTGGTCGAGCAGCAACTCACCGGGCACACCTGGCTGGCCGAAACCGCCACGCCGACCATCGCCGATGTCGCGGTGTACCCCTACGCGGCCCTGGCGGGCGAGGGCGGCATCGATCTCGACGCGTACCCGGCCATCCGAGCCTGGTGTTCGCGCATCCGTGAGCTGCCGGGTTACCTCGGCATGCCCGGCCTGGAGTAA
- the ccoG gene encoding cytochrome c oxidase accessory protein CcoG, which yields MTERIPATIIETVDASKPIRLTPAQAGGPIHTRSYSGRFRNLRLFGGGFLFLLYFGIQWLNWGERQAVLWDLSRQQFHIFGATFWPQDFILLSALLIIAAFGLFFVTVLAGRVWCGYACPQSMWTWVFMWAEKVTEGDRGQRLKLDNAPWSVMKLLRRSAKHALWLTISLATAIAFVGYFTPVRELVRDLFTLQLGLAAGFWLFFFTAATYINAGWLREKVCVHMCPYARFQSVMFDADTLVVSYDAARGEARGARRKDSDPRSQGLGDCIDCTLCVQVCPTGIDIRDGLQLDCISCGACIDACDSVMDRMGYARGLVRYTSERALEGDDTRLLRPRLIGYAAALVMMVGAFVWALDARPMLSLDVTRDRTLYRENMLGQTENMYSLKIINKTQQRRDYRVTLAEGPFALHGRREVSLAPGEIIDLPVSVALLASDGLSHRELHFAVSDLADPTSRVSAPSSFIAPRVP from the coding sequence ATGACCGAGCGAATCCCTGCGACGATCATCGAGACCGTCGACGCAAGCAAGCCCATACGCCTGACGCCTGCGCAGGCGGGCGGTCCGATTCATACACGCAGTTACAGCGGTCGATTCCGTAATCTGCGCCTGTTCGGGGGCGGGTTCCTGTTCCTGCTCTACTTCGGCATCCAGTGGCTGAATTGGGGGGAGCGCCAAGCGGTGCTCTGGGACCTGAGCAGACAGCAGTTTCATATATTCGGCGCGACCTTCTGGCCGCAGGACTTCATCCTGCTATCGGCGCTGCTGATCATCGCCGCCTTCGGGCTGTTTTTCGTCACCGTCCTGGCCGGCCGGGTCTGGTGCGGCTACGCCTGCCCGCAGAGCATGTGGACCTGGGTCTTCATGTGGGCCGAAAAGGTCACCGAAGGCGATCGCGGCCAACGGCTCAAGCTGGACAACGCCCCCTGGTCGGTCATGAAACTGCTGCGACGCAGCGCCAAGCATGCGTTGTGGCTGACGATCAGTCTGGCGACGGCGATCGCCTTCGTCGGCTACTTCACGCCGGTCCGGGAGCTGGTGCGCGACCTGTTCACCCTGCAACTCGGCTTGGCCGCCGGGTTCTGGCTGTTTTTTTTCACCGCAGCCACTTACATCAATGCCGGCTGGCTGCGGGAAAAGGTGTGCGTGCACATGTGCCCTTACGCTCGCTTCCAGAGCGTGATGTTCGACGCCGACACCCTGGTGGTCTCATACGATGCCGCCCGCGGTGAAGCCCGCGGCGCTCGCCGGAAGGACAGCGACCCACGGTCGCAAGGACTCGGCGATTGCATCGACTGCACCCTGTGCGTGCAGGTCTGCCCCACCGGCATCGACATTCGAGACGGTCTGCAGCTGGACTGCATCAGCTGCGGCGCCTGCATCGACGCCTGCGACAGCGTGATGGACCGGATGGGCTATGCACGCGGGCTGGTACGCTACACCTCCGAACGCGCATTGGAGGGCGACGACACTCGACTACTGCGCCCACGCCTGATCGGCTATGCCGCTGCGCTGGTGATGATGGTTGGCGCCTTCGTCTGGGCGCTGGATGCGCGACCGATGCTGTCACTGGACGTGACCCGGGACCGCACGCTCTACCGGGAAAATATGCTCGGGCAGACGGAAAACATGTACAGCCTCAAGATCATCAACAAGACCCAGCAACGTCGTGATTACCGGGTCACGCTTGCCGAAGGCCCCTTCGCACTGCACGGGCGGCGGGAGGTCAGCCTGGCGCCCGGCGAGATCATCGATCTGCCGGTCAGCGTCGCGCTGCTCGCAAGCGACGGCTTATCGCACCGCGAGTTGCACTTCGCCGTGAGCGACCTGGCCGACCCGACGAGCCGGGTGAGCGCGCCGAGCAGCTTCATCGCGCCACGGGTCCCGTAA
- a CDS encoding pyridoxamine 5'-phosphate oxidase family protein, producing the protein MSSPFHAGEQSVQTRAGVREKAEQTGTRLIRAFMPEQHREFFAQLPALLVAAVDGEGQPHASVLWGAAGFAWSPHPALLCVGARPQIDDPIASLLHPRAAVGLLGLEWPTRRRNRLNGRIVESDERGFSVAVAQSFGNCPKYIQARQWKVSPRLPGLMLEGHGLDDRWRGLVQAADTLFIASQSPDPRGGGVDISHRGGPPGFVDIGRDGRLWLPDYSGNRLFNTLGNLLSEPRCGLLVIDFSSGDLLHLQARAELVWPEQYAALGISAPPGAERMLALSPGRWMLRRARLPLAFAAPQVSPFLPEPGA; encoded by the coding sequence ATGAGCAGCCCCTTCCACGCTGGCGAGCAATCGGTTCAGACCCGCGCCGGCGTCCGCGAAAAAGCCGAGCAGACGGGTACCCGCCTGATCCGCGCGTTCATGCCTGAGCAGCATCGTGAGTTTTTCGCGCAACTGCCGGCGCTGCTGGTGGCGGCGGTGGATGGCGAAGGTCAGCCTCATGCGTCGGTTCTCTGGGGCGCGGCCGGGTTTGCCTGGTCACCCCATCCGGCCTTGCTGTGCGTGGGCGCTCGCCCGCAGATCGATGATCCGATTGCCTCGCTGCTGCACCCTCGCGCCGCCGTCGGCCTGCTCGGCCTGGAATGGCCGACGCGCCGGCGCAATCGCTTGAACGGGCGCATCGTCGAAAGCGACGAGCGGGGCTTCAGCGTTGCGGTCGCCCAGTCGTTCGGCAACTGCCCCAAGTACATCCAGGCGCGCCAATGGAAGGTAAGCCCGCGCTTGCCTGGATTAATGCTCGAGGGGCACGGGCTCGACGACCGATGGCGGGGACTGGTGCAGGCGGCGGACACGCTGTTCATCGCCAGCCAGAGTCCGGACCCGCGCGGCGGTGGCGTGGACATTTCCCATCGCGGCGGGCCGCCCGGCTTCGTCGATATCGGACGGGACGGTCGGCTCTGGCTGCCGGACTACAGCGGCAACCGGCTGTTCAACACGCTCGGTAATCTGCTGAGCGAGCCGCGGTGCGGGCTGCTAGTGATCGATTTCTCAAGCGGCGACCTGCTGCATCTGCAGGCACGAGCGGAGCTTGTCTGGCCCGAGCAATACGCGGCGCTGGGTATCAGCGCGCCCCCAGGTGCGGAGCGCATGCTGGCCTTGAGTCCGGGGCGCTGGATGCTGCGCCGCGCGCGGTTGCCGTTGGCCTTCGCGGCACCCCAGGTTTCGCCGTTCCTTCCCGAGCCAGGAGCATGA